One genomic segment of Hymenobacter psoromatis includes these proteins:
- a CDS encoding 3-deoxy-D-manno-octulosonic acid transferase, producing the protein MYALLLRLLAPFVPKAAAWVAGRHGLLARVEQALANDPTPRLWVHCASLGEFEQGRPLIEGLRRQYPDHKIVLTFFSPSGYEVRKNWPGADYVFYLPLDTATNARRFVAVVRPRLAIFVKYEFWYYYLRELRQQRIPAVVVAAIFRPTQVFFRPWGGFFRQILAQLSHIFTQNEASAELLRGLGLTRVSVAGDTRFDTVAATALAPARPLPLAEAFVADGAPTLIAGSIWPEDLPTLAPLLRKHARTMRFIVAPHEVSEAHLREVEAALPGLTVRYSRATPATVAEARLLLIDNVGLLSQLYRFGRFAYVGGAFGAGLHNTLEAAAFGLPVFFGPRYERFQEAVALVALGCAFPVRSAAQLETAFDRLFYNEEARLKVQDISLDYVHQHAGATARILSQLSGIKQQLSPTKAGGSEL; encoded by the coding sequence CCGAAGGCTGCCGCCTGGGTAGCGGGCCGCCACGGGCTGCTGGCCCGCGTGGAACAGGCGCTAGCCAACGACCCTACCCCCCGCCTATGGGTGCACTGCGCGTCGCTGGGCGAGTTTGAGCAGGGCCGACCGCTCATCGAGGGGCTGCGGCGGCAGTATCCCGACCATAAAATCGTGCTCACGTTCTTTTCGCCCTCGGGCTACGAGGTGCGCAAGAATTGGCCGGGGGCCGACTACGTATTTTACCTACCTCTCGATACGGCGACCAATGCCCGGCGCTTCGTGGCGGTAGTGCGGCCCCGACTGGCTATTTTCGTGAAGTACGAATTCTGGTACTACTACCTGCGCGAGCTGCGGCAGCAAAGAATTCCGGCGGTGGTAGTGGCAGCAATTTTTCGGCCGACGCAAGTTTTCTTCCGGCCCTGGGGCGGTTTCTTTCGTCAAATATTGGCGCAGCTCAGCCATATTTTCACCCAAAATGAAGCCTCGGCCGAGCTATTGCGCGGGTTGGGACTGACGCGGGTGAGCGTGGCTGGCGACACCCGCTTTGATACCGTAGCGGCCACCGCCCTGGCCCCGGCTCGGCCCCTGCCCCTGGCCGAAGCCTTCGTGGCCGATGGCGCGCCGACGCTGATTGCCGGCAGCATCTGGCCCGAAGACCTGCCTACGCTGGCGCCGCTACTGCGCAAGCACGCCCGCACGATGCGCTTCATCGTGGCCCCGCATGAGGTGAGCGAGGCCCACTTGCGCGAAGTGGAGGCCGCCCTTCCCGGCCTCACGGTGCGCTACTCGCGCGCTACCCCCGCCACGGTGGCCGAGGCCCGCTTGCTGCTCATCGATAACGTGGGGCTGCTCAGTCAGCTCTACCGCTTCGGGCGGTTTGCCTACGTGGGCGGCGCGTTTGGGGCGGGGCTGCACAATACATTGGAAGCGGCGGCCTTCGGGCTACCGGTATTTTTCGGGCCGCGCTACGAGCGGTTTCAGGAAGCGGTGGCGCTGGTGGCGCTGGGCTGCGCCTTCCCGGTGCGGTCGGCCGCGCAGCTGGAAACGGCTTTTGACCGATTATTTTATAATGAGGAAGCCCGGCTTAAAGTCCAGGACATCAGCCTCGACTACGTGCACCAGCACGCGGGCGCGACGGCGAGAATCCTCTCTCAGTTATCAGGTATTAAGCAGCAATTATCACCTACTAAAGCGGGCGGTAGTGAACTGTGA
- the rsgA gene encoding ribosome small subunit-dependent GTPase A, with protein MDGIVIKSTGSWYVVRDATTGQLHRCRLRGKFKNQGLKVSNPLAVGDGVSFDLPEQAEGAGVIHTIAPRRNYIIRRSVHKSEHAHIVAANLDQALLVVTLVSPATSFGFIDRFLVTAEAYHLPAQLIFNKADLYDTDTLDYQRQIAGMYASVGYPSVLCAAETGENIAEVAAMLPNKVSLLSGHSGVGKSTLINALVPDLDLKTAEISAFSDKGKHTTTFAEMLEVVPGTYLIDTPGIKELGLVDVPAAELAGYFPEMRALLGQCRYHNCRHVHEPGCAVIVAADQGRLAVPRYESYLSMLADEDNRH; from the coding sequence ATGGATGGAATTGTCATAAAATCTACCGGCTCGTGGTACGTGGTGCGGGATGCTACCACGGGTCAGTTGCACCGCTGCCGGCTGCGGGGCAAGTTCAAGAACCAAGGCCTGAAGGTGAGCAACCCGCTGGCCGTGGGCGACGGGGTAAGCTTCGATTTACCAGAACAGGCGGAAGGTGCGGGCGTGATTCATACCATTGCGCCGCGCCGCAACTACATCATCCGGCGCTCGGTGCATAAGAGTGAGCACGCCCACATCGTGGCCGCCAACCTCGACCAGGCGCTGCTGGTGGTAACGCTGGTATCGCCGGCTACCTCGTTTGGGTTTATCGACCGGTTTCTGGTCACGGCCGAGGCGTACCACCTACCGGCGCAGCTTATCTTCAATAAAGCCGACCTGTACGATACCGATACGCTGGACTACCAGCGACAAATTGCCGGCATGTACGCGAGCGTGGGCTACCCCAGCGTGCTGTGCGCGGCCGAAACGGGGGAGAATATCGCGGAGGTAGCGGCGATGCTGCCCAATAAAGTCTCGCTGCTTTCGGGCCACTCGGGGGTAGGAAAAAGCACGCTTATTAACGCCCTGGTGCCAGACCTGGATTTGAAAACGGCCGAAATCAGCGCTTTTTCCGACAAGGGCAAGCACACCACCACTTTCGCCGAAATGCTGGAAGTGGTGCCCGGCACCTACCTTATCGACACGCCCGGCATCAAGGAGCTAGGCCTCGTGGATGTGCCCGCCGCTGAGTTGGCCGGCTACTTTCCCGAGATGCGGGCACTGCTGGGCCAGTGCCGCTACCACAACTGCCGCCACGTGCACGAGCCCGGCTGCGCCGTCATCGTGGCTGCAGACCAGGGCCGGCTAGCCGTGCCGCGCTACGAAAGCTACCTGAGTATGCTGGCCGACGAGGATAACCGGCACTAG
- a CDS encoding NAD(P)-dependent oxidoreductase, whose translation MADKIAFLGLGSMGAAMAANLLRAGFPLTVYNRSADKAEPLHRQGATVAPTPAEAVREASIVFTMVTDDHALEEITTGPEGILSALPPGAVHASCSTVAPDTNRRLAAAHAAYGSTLVASPVFGKPDVAVAGKLWVGSSGPVAAREKLKAAQAAIGQGTHDFGDDPGAASVAKLCGNFLLGTVIEGLAEALTLAEKCGLDRIDFYEMLTNTLFNNPIYKGYGKLIAEQHYQPVGAPPAIIRKDMNLVVQEAYKNAVPMPFANIIRDRLTATVALNEPNVDWASFAQRVSDDAGMS comes from the coding sequence ATGGCTGATAAAATTGCTTTCCTGGGTCTGGGCAGCATGGGGGCCGCAATGGCCGCCAACCTGCTCCGGGCCGGCTTTCCGCTCACCGTATATAACCGCAGCGCCGATAAAGCCGAGCCCTTACACCGACAAGGCGCGACGGTGGCCCCTACCCCCGCCGAGGCCGTGCGCGAGGCCAGCATCGTGTTTACAATGGTGACCGACGACCACGCGCTGGAGGAAATCACGACTGGACCCGAGGGTATTTTGAGCGCTCTACCCCCCGGCGCGGTTCATGCCTCGTGCAGCACCGTAGCCCCGGATACCAACCGCCGCCTAGCCGCCGCGCACGCGGCCTACGGCTCGACACTGGTAGCCTCGCCCGTGTTTGGTAAGCCTGATGTGGCAGTGGCGGGTAAGCTCTGGGTAGGTTCGTCGGGGCCAGTTGCGGCGCGCGAAAAGCTTAAAGCTGCGCAAGCGGCCATCGGCCAGGGCACCCACGATTTTGGCGATGACCCCGGCGCGGCCAGCGTGGCCAAGCTCTGCGGTAATTTCCTACTCGGTACTGTGATTGAGGGCTTGGCTGAAGCGCTGACGCTGGCCGAAAAGTGCGGCTTGGACCGCATAGATTTTTACGAGATGCTGACCAACACACTCTTCAACAACCCTATTTACAAGGGCTACGGCAAGCTCATTGCCGAGCAGCACTACCAGCCGGTGGGCGCACCGCCCGCCATCATCCGCAAAGACATGAACCTGGTAGTGCAGGAGGCTTACAAAAACGCGGTACCCATGCCCTTCGCCAACATCATCCGCGACCGCCTCACTGCCACCGTGGCCCTGAACGAGCCCAACGTGGACTGGGCCAGCTTCGCCCAGCGCGTCTCGGACGACGCGGGCATGTCATAA
- a CDS encoding fasciclin domain-containing protein produces the protein MQRIFFPLATLALAVGLTSCGSDKTAETTNTAKMSTTNPADSMAAMGGDSARMAKPGGVMVDGVAMTADKNIVQNAMAAKSVSTLVALVKQAGLVPTLEGKGPFTVFAPTNAAFDKLPKAAVAALQTPAEAAKLKGVLTYHVIAGRLLAADLKDGQELTTVNGEKLHVMVKDGKVMVGNGKDAPATVQIADVVSSNGVTHVIDTVVLPLAK, from the coding sequence ATGCAGAGGATTTTCTTTCCCCTCGCTACCCTGGCGCTCGCCGTGGGCCTCACCAGCTGCGGCAGCGACAAAACCGCCGAAACTACTAATACTGCCAAGATGAGCACTACGAACCCGGCCGACTCGATGGCCGCGATGGGTGGCGACTCGGCCCGCATGGCTAAGCCGGGCGGCGTAATGGTGGATGGCGTAGCCATGACCGCTGATAAAAATATCGTGCAGAATGCGATGGCCGCCAAAAGCGTGAGCACGCTCGTGGCGCTAGTGAAGCAGGCCGGCTTAGTACCGACGCTGGAAGGCAAGGGCCCGTTCACCGTTTTCGCCCCCACCAACGCCGCCTTCGATAAGCTGCCCAAAGCGGCCGTAGCCGCCCTGCAAACCCCCGCCGAAGCTGCCAAACTCAAAGGGGTACTGACCTACCACGTTATCGCCGGCCGCCTGCTGGCCGCCGACCTCAAAGACGGTCAAGAACTGACCACCGTGAATGGCGAGAAGCTGCACGTAATGGTAAAAGATGGTAAAGTAATGGTTGGCAACGGCAAAGACGCCCCCGCCACTGTGCAAATAGCCGATGTAGTTTCGAGCAATGGGGTTACCCACGTTATTGATACCGTGGTACTGCCGCTGGCGAAGTAG
- a CDS encoding peptidylprolyl isomerase, producing the protein MKTAEIHTPKGVMKVEFYEQDAPNTVKNFLDLAEKGFYDGTKFHRVIPNFMIQGGDPNTKPGAKGQPGTGGPGYKIKCETSGSNQHHERGVLSMAHAGKDTGGSQFFIVHDRQNTAHLDRVHTVFGKVTEGMDVIDQIRGNDEITKIVVKDEVA; encoded by the coding sequence ATGAAAACCGCTGAAATTCACACGCCTAAGGGCGTTATGAAAGTCGAGTTCTACGAGCAGGATGCTCCTAATACCGTCAAGAACTTCCTCGACCTGGCCGAAAAAGGCTTCTACGACGGCACCAAGTTTCACCGCGTCATTCCCAACTTTATGATTCAGGGCGGCGACCCTAACACCAAGCCCGGCGCGAAAGGCCAGCCCGGTACCGGCGGCCCCGGCTACAAAATAAAGTGCGAAACCAGCGGCAGCAACCAGCACCACGAGCGTGGCGTGCTGAGTATGGCCCACGCGGGTAAGGACACCGGCGGCTCGCAGTTTTTCATCGTGCATGACCGCCAGAATACCGCCCACCTCGACCGGGTGCACACCGTATTTGGCAAAGTAACGGAAGGGATGGACGTGATTGACCAGATTCGCGGCAACGACGAGATTACCAAGATTGTGGTGAAGGACGAGGTGGCGTAA
- a CDS encoding CPCC family cysteine-rich protein: MHAQNKAGWFQCPCCKHFTLPEGKGNTFEICPVCFWEDDGIQSSDPTYSGGANECSLNEAQSSFCRISASEAVFIQSIHAPFPDELPDVI, translated from the coding sequence ATGCATGCTCAGAATAAAGCTGGCTGGTTTCAGTGTCCGTGTTGCAAGCATTTCACCTTACCTGAGGGAAAGGGTAACACATTTGAAATTTGTCCGGTTTGTTTTTGGGAAGATGATGGCATTCAAAGCAGCGACCCTACCTACTCAGGTGGGGCCAATGAATGCAGTTTGAACGAAGCACAAAGCAGTTTCTGCCGTATTAGCGCGAGTGAAGCAGTGTTTATTCAAAGTATTCACGCTCCATTTCCTGATGAATTACCGGACGTAATATAA
- a CDS encoding sigma 54-interacting transcriptional regulator → MKHETIRTLGQLRASGYQPRTVKQELRDNLIQKLKNKEDVFPGIFGYEETVIPELQRAILAGHHINLLGLRGQAKTRIARLLINLLDEYVPVVEGSELNDDPLQPLSVFARNLIAEKGDATPVSWMSRLDRYTEKLATPDVTVADLIGDADPIKAATLKLPYSDERVIHFGLIPRAHRGIFVINELPDLQARIQVSLFNILQEGDIQIRGFKVRLPLDIQFVFTANPEDYTNRGSIVTPLKDRIDAQIITHYPKSIEVGKRITKQEARIKEEQRGLVTTNEIVHDLVEQIAIEARGSEFVDAKSGVSARLTISAYEQVVAAAERRALINGEKKTYVRVSDFVAAVPAITGKVELVYEGEQEGAGIVAEKLMGKAMRTQFLNYFPDPDKAKKLKGRPSPYKTVQEWFGNGNTLDLLSDAHVNDYRAALDKVPGLRDIVKELHAKEDAETTYFLMEFLLYGLAEYSLISRNKLTGGAQFKDLLASMFTMPSFGEDDDEEDEKPRKRR, encoded by the coding sequence ATGAAGCACGAAACTATCCGCACCCTGGGCCAATTGCGCGCCAGCGGCTATCAGCCCCGCACCGTCAAACAAGAATTGCGGGATAACCTCATTCAAAAACTTAAAAACAAGGAAGACGTGTTTCCCGGTATTTTCGGCTACGAGGAAACCGTGATACCGGAGTTGCAACGCGCTATTCTGGCCGGGCACCACATCAATTTGCTGGGTTTGCGCGGGCAGGCCAAAACCCGCATCGCGCGTCTGCTCATCAACCTGCTCGACGAATACGTACCGGTAGTAGAAGGCTCGGAATTGAATGACGACCCCCTGCAGCCGCTGTCGGTATTTGCCCGCAACCTGATTGCTGAGAAAGGCGACGCTACCCCTGTATCGTGGATGAGCCGCCTCGACCGCTACACCGAGAAGCTGGCTACGCCTGACGTGACGGTAGCCGACCTCATTGGCGATGCCGACCCGATTAAAGCCGCCACGCTCAAACTGCCGTATTCGGATGAGCGCGTAATTCACTTCGGCCTAATTCCGCGGGCGCACCGGGGCATTTTCGTGATTAACGAGTTGCCCGACTTGCAGGCGCGCATTCAGGTGTCGCTGTTCAACATTTTGCAGGAAGGCGACATCCAGATTCGTGGCTTTAAGGTGCGCCTACCCCTCGATATTCAGTTCGTGTTCACGGCTAACCCTGAAGACTATACCAACCGCGGCAGCATCGTGACGCCGCTCAAGGACCGGATTGACGCGCAGATTATCACGCACTACCCCAAGTCTATTGAGGTTGGTAAGCGCATTACCAAGCAGGAAGCGCGCATCAAAGAGGAGCAGCGCGGCCTGGTGACGACCAACGAAATCGTGCACGACTTGGTGGAGCAAATCGCCATCGAAGCCCGCGGCTCGGAGTTCGTCGATGCCAAGTCGGGCGTATCGGCCCGCCTTACTATCTCGGCCTACGAGCAGGTAGTAGCCGCCGCCGAGCGCCGGGCACTGATTAACGGTGAAAAGAAAACCTACGTGCGCGTGTCGGACTTCGTGGCCGCCGTGCCCGCCATCACGGGCAAGGTAGAGCTGGTGTACGAGGGTGAGCAGGAAGGCGCGGGCATTGTGGCCGAAAAGCTCATGGGTAAGGCTATGCGCACGCAGTTTCTCAATTATTTTCCCGACCCCGATAAAGCCAAGAAGCTTAAAGGCCGCCCTTCCCCCTATAAAACGGTGCAGGAGTGGTTTGGCAACGGCAATACGCTGGACCTACTCAGCGATGCGCACGTCAACGACTACCGCGCCGCCCTTGATAAGGTGCCTGGCCTACGCGACATCGTGAAGGAACTGCACGCTAAAGAAGATGCCGAAACTACCTATTTCCTCATGGAGTTTCTGCTCTACGGTTTAGCCGAGTATTCGCTCATCTCGCGCAATAAGCTCACCGGCGGCGCGCAATTCAAGGACCTGCTGGCCAGCATGTTCACCATGCCGAGCTTTGGGGAAGATGATGACGAGGAGGATGAGAAGCCCCGGAAAAGGCGGTAG
- a CDS encoding vWA domain-containing protein, which yields MAIGVRFHDFVPDENSGDKGFEQLFKLFMQLITITSGDVGEALQWLNELDKQYGLTDNDYGMGNFIEDLKKKGYIDENEQERGELKITPKTEQKIRKSALEEVFGKLKKSSTGNHRTPHTGQGDEQSTDLREFRFGDSLEQIQMTESIRNAQLNHGMEDDNFMLTEGDLEVRENEHKSQTSTVLMIDISHSMILYGEDRITPAKKVAMALAELVKQKYPKDSLDVIVFGNDAWQIEVKDLPYLQVGPYHTNTVAGLELAMDLLRKRKTPNKQIFMITDGKPTCLKEGNGYYKNSFGLDRKVVNKTLNLAAAARRIKIPITTFMITSDPYLQKFVEEFTEVNQGKAYYSGLKGLGQLVFEDYKKNRRKSL from the coding sequence ATGGCTATTGGCGTTCGCTTTCATGATTTCGTGCCTGATGAAAACTCGGGCGACAAAGGGTTTGAGCAGCTGTTTAAGCTCTTTATGCAGCTCATTACCATTACCAGCGGCGACGTGGGAGAGGCCTTGCAGTGGCTCAACGAGCTGGACAAGCAGTATGGCCTTACCGACAATGACTACGGAATGGGCAATTTTATTGAGGACCTGAAGAAAAAAGGGTACATTGATGAAAATGAACAGGAGCGGGGCGAATTGAAAATTACGCCCAAGACGGAGCAAAAAATTCGGAAATCGGCGCTGGAGGAGGTATTTGGAAAGCTCAAGAAGAGCAGTACCGGTAACCACCGCACGCCCCACACGGGGCAGGGTGACGAGCAGAGCACTGACTTGCGCGAGTTCCGCTTCGGCGACTCGCTGGAGCAGATTCAAATGACCGAATCTATCCGCAACGCCCAGCTTAACCACGGCATGGAAGACGATAATTTTATGCTGACTGAGGGCGACCTGGAGGTACGCGAGAACGAGCATAAGTCGCAGACCAGCACGGTGTTGATGATTGATATCTCGCACTCCATGATACTTTACGGCGAGGACCGCATTACACCCGCCAAAAAGGTAGCGATGGCCCTGGCCGAGCTGGTGAAGCAGAAATACCCCAAAGATTCGCTCGACGTGATTGTGTTTGGCAATGATGCCTGGCAGATTGAGGTGAAAGACTTGCCCTACCTACAAGTAGGCCCCTATCACACTAATACCGTGGCGGGCCTGGAGCTAGCGATGGATTTGCTGCGCAAGCGTAAAACGCCTAACAAGCAGATTTTTATGATTACCGACGGCAAGCCTACCTGCCTAAAGGAAGGTAATGGCTACTATAAGAACTCGTTTGGGCTGGACCGCAAGGTGGTGAATAAGACCCTGAACTTGGCCGCTGCTGCCCGCCGCATCAAGATTCCGATTACTACTTTTATGATTACCTCCGACCCGTATTTGCAGAAATTCGTGGAGGAGTTTACCGAAGTCAACCAAGGTAAGGCCTACTACTCGGGCCTGAAGGGCCTGGGCCAGCTGGTATTTGAAGACTATAAGAAAAACCGGCGCAAAAGCCTCTAA
- a CDS encoding DUF427 domain-containing protein: MKAIWNNTVVAESNDTVVVENNHYFPANSLKKEFFEDSIAHTSCPWKGRASYYSLRVNGELNKDAAWYYPEASPAAANIKDRVAFWKGVKIEK; the protein is encoded by the coding sequence ATGAAAGCCATCTGGAACAACACCGTTGTGGCCGAGAGCAACGACACCGTAGTAGTTGAGAACAACCACTATTTCCCGGCCAATTCTCTTAAAAAGGAGTTTTTTGAGGACAGCATCGCCCATACCTCCTGCCCGTGGAAGGGCCGCGCCAGCTACTATTCACTGCGCGTTAATGGTGAGCTAAATAAGGACGCGGCCTGGTACTACCCTGAAGCCAGTCCTGCCGCCGCCAATATTAAAGACCGCGTGGCATTCTGGAAAGGCGTTAAGATTGAGAAGTAG
- a CDS encoding cupin-like domain-containing protein, with the protein MDITRVGDISHQEFMAEFYDPGIPVIFTSASNAWQAKNLLTPDWLVEKFGDRTTEVKGKKYTMRELIALIKNSSSENPAPYPCIFNIPGSLPELLPLVEPLDLNYAKPNWLRHKMFERGYWGSATELFIGGPGGKFPYLHLDYYHLNAWITQLYGEKEFTVFPRGQEHLLYPNPDNTWQSNLNLFEPDYEKYPLFREATPIKFTIGPGETLFIPAGTWHSAYSTTQTLSVAFDQLNSKNYPDFMQDVWEFKKREGKLKAVALYGYAWVAGQVCRLGEKQPA; encoded by the coding sequence ATGGACATCACGCGGGTAGGTGACATCTCTCACCAAGAGTTTATGGCCGAGTTCTACGACCCCGGCATTCCGGTTATTTTTACCAGCGCTTCCAATGCCTGGCAGGCTAAAAACCTGCTTACGCCGGATTGGTTGGTCGAAAAATTCGGGGACCGCACGACCGAGGTAAAGGGCAAAAAATATACGATGCGTGAGCTGATTGCTCTGATAAAGAATAGTAGCTCGGAAAACCCCGCACCCTACCCCTGCATTTTTAATATTCCGGGCTCTCTCCCCGAGCTTTTGCCGCTGGTAGAGCCGCTGGACTTGAATTATGCTAAGCCTAACTGGCTGCGACATAAGATGTTTGAGCGGGGGTATTGGGGTAGTGCTACCGAGCTTTTCATTGGCGGTCCCGGCGGAAAATTCCCGTATCTGCATCTCGATTATTACCACCTGAATGCCTGGATAACGCAGCTGTACGGCGAGAAAGAATTCACTGTATTTCCCCGCGGACAGGAACATCTGCTGTACCCGAATCCAGATAATACCTGGCAGTCAAACCTCAATTTATTTGAGCCAGACTACGAGAAATACCCTCTTTTCCGGGAGGCAACGCCGATTAAATTCACGATTGGCCCCGGTGAAACGCTCTTCATTCCGGCTGGTACTTGGCATTCCGCTTATTCTACTACGCAGACGCTTTCGGTCGCATTCGACCAGCTCAACAGCAAAAACTACCCTGACTTTATGCAGGACGTGTGGGAGTTTAAGAAACGAGAGGGTAAGTTAAAAGCCGTAGCTCTATACGGCTATGCCTGGGTAGCCGGGCAGGTGTGCCGGCTGGGCGAAAAACAGCCAGCCTAA
- a CDS encoding acyl-ACP desaturase, which produces MMLTNDLLISRGEVLQQLEGYLKDNIYTFLKKVEDSWQPADYLPDSRRDTFFDEVKELREKAGSLSYDLLAVLIGDTITEEALPNYEAWFHELDDLNRDRNNGWAQWIRGWTAEENRHGDLLNRYLYLSGRVNMREFEFSTQHLINDGFDLGTAHDPYRAFVYTSYQEMATNVSHRRVGQLARQAGDDGLSKICGMIAGDENRHARAYKTFVEKIFELDPSEMMLAFEDMMRKKIVMPAHYMRELGIDMGKTFGHFTDAAQRIGVYTSADYTDILDTLISDWKIEHITDLTGPAEKARDYVMALPARLRRVSDRMTVPKLEYKFKWIS; this is translated from the coding sequence ATGATGCTCACTAACGACCTTCTCATCTCGCGCGGCGAGGTGCTCCAACAGCTTGAAGGTTATCTAAAAGATAATATTTACACCTTTCTCAAGAAGGTGGAAGATAGCTGGCAGCCCGCCGATTACCTCCCCGATTCGCGCCGCGATACCTTCTTTGACGAAGTGAAAGAACTGCGCGAAAAAGCTGGCAGCCTCAGCTACGACCTGTTGGCCGTGCTCATCGGTGACACCATTACAGAAGAGGCGCTGCCTAACTACGAAGCATGGTTTCATGAGTTGGACGACCTGAACCGCGACCGCAATAACGGCTGGGCGCAGTGGATTCGGGGCTGGACGGCTGAGGAAAACCGGCATGGTGACCTACTCAATCGCTACCTCTACCTCAGTGGCCGGGTCAATATGCGTGAGTTTGAGTTTTCGACTCAGCACCTGATTAATGACGGATTTGACTTGGGCACAGCTCACGACCCGTACCGCGCTTTCGTGTACACGAGCTACCAGGAAATGGCCACTAACGTGTCGCATCGCCGCGTGGGCCAGCTGGCCCGCCAAGCCGGTGACGATGGCCTAAGCAAAATCTGCGGTATGATTGCTGGCGACGAAAACCGCCACGCCCGCGCCTATAAAACATTTGTGGAGAAGATTTTCGAGTTGGACCCTAGCGAGATGATGCTGGCTTTCGAAGACATGATGCGCAAGAAGATTGTGATGCCCGCCCATTACATGCGCGAGCTGGGCATCGATATGGGTAAGACGTTCGGCCACTTCACCGATGCCGCCCAGCGCATCGGCGTGTACACCAGCGCCGACTATACCGACATACTTGATACGCTCATTAGTGACTGGAAAATTGAGCACATCACCGACCTTACCGGTCCCGCCGAAAAGGCCCGCGACTACGTGATGGCCCTACCCGCCCGCCTGCGCCGCGTTAGCGACCGCATGACGGTGCCTAAGCTGGAGTATAAGTTTAAGTGGATTAGCTAG
- a CDS encoding DNA polymerase beta superfamily protein, which yields MTIADLRQQHLILFEAVSGSRAYGTDLPHSDTDLKGVFILPEKAFFGLNYIPQIANETNDEVFYELRRFVELLLKNNPTVLELLGTPADCIMYQHPLFNNFRATDFLSKLCRQSFAEYAVAQIRKAQGLHKKINYPEPPARKSVLDFCYVTVGAGAQPIATWLTHQDLESEQCGLARVPHLTDLYALFVDRSPSRLLGYQGLVRHSDTSQDVLLSAVPKGEEPVAYLSFNRNGYSVYCRAFREYWEWVEKRNKERYENTVQHGKNYDAKNMLHVFRLLQMAEEIARLSDIRVRRPNREFLLQIRRGEFMYAELIAEAEKLVGQVEAAFAASALPPVPDTDAAEATLRRVRQAFYAARPETGA from the coding sequence ATGACCATCGCCGACCTACGCCAGCAGCACCTGATTTTGTTCGAGGCCGTGAGCGGTAGCCGTGCCTACGGCACCGATTTGCCCCACTCTGACACTGATTTGAAAGGCGTGTTTATACTACCCGAAAAAGCGTTTTTTGGTCTGAATTACATCCCGCAAATTGCGAATGAAACCAACGACGAGGTGTTTTACGAATTGCGGCGCTTCGTTGAGTTATTGCTGAAAAATAATCCGACTGTACTCGAACTACTTGGTACGCCGGCCGACTGCATTATGTATCAGCATCCGCTTTTTAATAATTTTCGGGCTACCGATTTTTTGTCAAAGCTTTGCCGCCAGAGCTTTGCCGAATATGCCGTGGCGCAGATTCGTAAAGCTCAGGGCTTGCACAAGAAAATCAATTATCCTGAACCGCCGGCCCGCAAGTCAGTACTAGATTTTTGCTACGTCACGGTAGGAGCCGGAGCTCAGCCGATAGCTACCTGGCTAACCCATCAAGACCTTGAGAGTGAGCAATGTGGCTTGGCTAGAGTGCCACACCTTACCGACCTATACGCCCTGTTTGTAGACCGCTCGCCCTCTCGGCTGCTTGGCTACCAGGGCCTGGTACGCCACTCTGATACCTCACAGGATGTGCTACTTTCAGCTGTGCCGAAAGGGGAGGAGCCGGTGGCTTATCTGTCCTTTAACCGCAACGGCTATAGTGTGTATTGCCGCGCCTTCCGGGAGTATTGGGAATGGGTAGAGAAGCGTAATAAAGAGCGCTACGAAAATACCGTGCAGCACGGCAAAAACTACGACGCTAAAAATATGCTACACGTATTTCGGCTGCTGCAAATGGCCGAAGAAATCGCCCGCCTCAGCGACATTCGGGTGCGCCGTCCTAACCGGGAATTTTTACTACAAATTAGGCGTGGCGAATTTATGTATGCTGAGTTGATTGCGGAGGCCGAAAAGCTGGTAGGGCAGGTTGAAGCAGCCTTTGCAGCTTCGGCCCTACCCCCCGTGCCCGACACCGACGCGGCCGAAGCTACCTTGCGACGGGTGCGGCAAGCGTTCTATGCGGCCCGGCCCGAAACCGGGGCGTGA